The following proteins are encoded in a genomic region of Arcobacter cloacae:
- the purF gene encoding amidophosphoribosyltransferase yields the protein MCAIVGIYGNDNAARLASIALFAMQHRGQEATGISSSCDGKIYTKKDRGLVSEVFTEEALSYLKGNMAIGHNRYSTAGGDSILDAQPVYAKYKLGEISIVHNGNLINKDEVRQELIDKGAIFQTGMDTENLIHLIAKNTKDRLRDRIKEALNRTIGAYCFIVQSRSKQFVIRDRYGIRPLSLGKLKSGGYIVASETCAFDLVGADFIRDVKPGEMLIFDEDLQEPESIQLFESEFRPCAFEYVYFARPDSVIDGKNVYRTRENMGRALAINDEGKDLKVDMVIPVPDSGVPAALGYAAQSGIPFEYGIIRNHYVGRTFIEPTQEMRDLKVRMKLSPMKSLIEGKSLLVIDDSIVRGTTSKRIVKILKEAGAKEVHFRVASPEIKFPCYYGIDTPHKEELISNNMDKDEVCKYIEADSLEYLSVEDLVNAIGNDRNYALESFNGDYFVKA from the coding sequence ATGTGCGCAATAGTTGGAATTTACGGTAATGATAATGCAGCAAGATTAGCTTCAATTGCTTTGTTTGCAATGCAACATAGAGGTCAAGAGGCAACAGGTATTTCATCTTCTTGTGATGGAAAAATTTATACAAAAAAAGATAGAGGATTAGTATCTGAAGTATTTACTGAAGAGGCATTAAGTTATCTAAAAGGAAATATGGCAATAGGTCATAATAGATATTCAACAGCTGGTGGAGACTCTATTTTAGATGCTCAGCCTGTATATGCTAAATATAAACTTGGAGAAATTTCAATAGTTCATAATGGAAATCTAATCAATAAAGATGAAGTTAGACAAGAACTAATTGATAAAGGTGCAATTTTCCAAACAGGAATGGATACTGAAAATTTAATTCATCTAATTGCAAAAAATACAAAAGATAGATTAAGAGATAGAATTAAAGAAGCATTAAACAGAACTATTGGTGCATATTGTTTTATTGTTCAAAGTAGAAGTAAGCAGTTTGTTATAAGAGATAGATATGGAATTAGACCATTATCTTTAGGGAAATTAAAAAGTGGTGGATATATAGTTGCAAGTGAAACTTGTGCTTTTGATTTAGTTGGAGCTGATTTTATTAGAGATGTAAAACCAGGTGAAATGTTGATTTTTGATGAAGATTTACAAGAACCTGAATCAATCCAACTTTTTGAAAGTGAATTTAGACCATGTGCTTTTGAATATGTATATTTTGCAAGACCTGATTCAGTTATTGATGGTAAAAATGTGTATAGAACAAGAGAAAATATGGGTAGAGCTTTAGCAATTAATGATGAAGGTAAAGATTTAAAAGTTGATATGGTTATTCCTGTTCCAGATTCAGGAGTTCCAGCAGCTTTAGGATATGCTGCTCAAAGTGGAATCCCTTTTGAATATGGAATTATTAGAAATCACTATGTTGGAAGAACATTTATCGAACCAACTCAAGAGATGAGAGATTTAAAAGTAAGAATGAAACTAAGTCCTATGAAATCTTTAATTGAAGGGAAATCTTTACTTGTTATTGATGATTCAATAGTAAGGGGAACTACTTCAAAAAGAATTGTAAAGATTTTAAAAGAAGCAGGAGCGAAAGAGGTTCATTTTAGAGTTGCAAGTCCAGAAATAAAATTCCCTTGTTATTATGGAATAGATACACCACATAAAGAAGAATTAATTTCTAATAATATGGATAAAGATGAAGTTTGTAAATACATAGAAGCGGATTCTTTAGAGTATTTAAGTGTTGAAGATTTAGTAAATGCAATTGGAAATGATAGAAATTATGCTTTAGAGAGTTTTAACGGGGATTATTTCGTAAAAGCATAA